The region tggtcaggttgtagatggtttcgtttggaatccgatccacacgcttgatgtttaacatgactctgtagcaagatgttgcaaatgcattgatcttgttttccatgtccttggtaattacccatgactcgcacccgtacagaaagacagtaacacacgttgtctgaaacagcttgatttttgtttcgattggcagggacgggcttctccaaaggcgttccagtttccagaaagctgcccaggctagtgcttttcttctttttaggtctccaacactagagcccatcttggaacccaaatacctgaagtctgtgacatggttgatggtactaccatagacttcaagtgctggttgggcgttacagtttgcagtcatatattctgtcttaggtgcgctgattacaaggcctagatctgctgctgcagttgcagtcctagtaagctgtgactgggcccggtctatggaagattccagcagagcaatatcatcagcaaaatccaggtcattcagcatcttggcaggatacctgcttgaccgacgtgggtaggtaacaattccagcatcaattccagaagttgatttcatcagaaggtagtctaccaggataacaaacaggaatggtgccaacacatcaccctgaagcactccagttgttacttggaaaggctctgagatactgccatctaccataacggcactattggagtctttgtagagcacctggatggcattgaccacaacctttggtattccataatgccgcagcactgaaaacataacggacctgttgatggagtcgaaggcctttttgaagtccacaaaagtgactgttaagggaagttggtactccttgaagccttccatgatcctcctcaaaatgtgtatttgctgagcaaagccagcctggttgcttctcagtaaatgatcaatgtggggtcggatcatgttcagaaggatcttgttgtacacttttgcggcaatggacataagcgaaataccacggtagtttgtcatgagagagaggtcacctttctttggtagaggaatgattacattcgtaacccattgacgtggtggtgtcagcgttgagaatacttccatacagaattcgagaatcatatcaatcatgctatcccctcctccctgaagtgcttctgcagttatagcacagtccaatcctgctgccttgttggtcttcatggctgctattgcgttgactacttcttcacgagttgggggctcagtgataataggaagatcttcaacagctggtgcaggaagttctgaagctgctgtgccactgtcgttgttaaggagtgagctaaaatattccttccattcctcaagcagttcatggtcactggttggagctgatccatctctctttttgactttcacccctttttttgagttcttcccagaaagcgagtgtataattttccaggtggtggtataattccccatctcgtcggcccgcttcaggtcttccatctgtttattgagggtagcaagctcatcagatttataggagttgttaaggctggtgttcaagttcctccatctttctctagattgacgagactttgaaatggagtaccgcgttttggcctcatccctttcaagtttaagtctgatggttgcatctgatacccaacttggcagtccgcatggctcttgctttccaataactttctcggcaacttcatggaccgctgtttcgaaggtctcatacctgtcagagatgggtgtggtgtcatccatgctcaagacctggaatctgtttgatagctccagctgaaattcctcctttgtatcaggatcttgcaacttcttccagttgaattttggtctcttgcaaggttttcctttgctagttcgcagactggcagctagacggatgctcacaatacgatgatcggagtccacttctactgagttgtatgctcgacagttgcgaagagaatttacccacttgctgtttattagtatgtgatctagctgtgcatgggttgatccagctggatgggtccaagtccagagacggttcctgggttgcgggaatctcatctgggccggtctgagattgtactcctggcaggtgttgaccagacgctgaccattgtcatttgttgaatcatggtagcaatatggaccaatgacccaaggatgggaaagatgactgtctgttcctattctggcattaaaatcgccgaggatgagatggatgttgtgtcttttcataccatccaggtggtcagatagagatgaatagaattcctccttgtcagaagatgttgcgcactcagtgggtgcatatacaacagtgatgctgagctgagggttgccatggaatgttacaaatagtatcctctcggaaacagcttcaacactcttaagacatctgtgaatgtgcttggacatgaccagaccaactcctccgtgcctttgcttggtagcagaactgaatgataaaacccagttcctatcatctgaccaaagttcatcggttgggcttggtgtaatgagacgatgttcttgaattccggcaatgtcaatacctgcatcagcacagcccatgaatagctgatgcacAATATGGTAATGCAAAGGaaccaaaatctgtattttgattattataacaaggtttcatagttctagtccaataaaacagtactcactgtggacgtttcggagTCTTGCAGACTCCTTTTTCAACACTGTTgatgttgtgacgatcttctgtttaccgcaaAGGATGCtggttgcttagcaacgcggTTGCCAGATGTATTTTTCTTGAGAAGATCATCAAACACGTGACTgagattgtattgcccctcgtctctgttcataagaataacatgaaaaaGACATGGCAAACTCTCAATAATATTCTAGGTAGGAATAAAACCGCCAAACATGCAAGTTATTttactgatgatgatggtaatgtaATTAAAGATCCCGATAAAATTGCTGCAAactttaatgatttctttactAATATAGGTCCATCTCTTGCAAGTAAAATTCCGCCTCCTGATATATCCATTTTGGATCAAATTAAAACTTCTAATTCACCATTAAACTCCCTTTTTTTTTCACCTTGTTCTACCCAGGAAGTTCTCGACATCACACGTTCCCTTAAGGCGAGCACCAGTTGCGGTGTTGATGGCGTCAGCTCAAACATTCTTAAGCAGATTATCCCTGAAATTCTTGATGTCATCATTCATATTTTTAATAGCTCCTTATCATCAGGTATTGTTCCATCAAAATTGAAAACGGCCAAAGTGAATCCGGTTTTTAAATCTGGTGACAAACATAAATTCACCAATTATCGTCCCATTTCTATTTTACCATCTATCTCAAAACTGCTCGAGAAGATCATTTATAACCGGATCCTTGACTTCATTACTGATCACAAAATTCTCAGTCCGAACCAATTTGGCTTTCGCAACAATCATTCCACCTACATGGCTATTAATAACCTGTATGACACCATAACCACTGCAATTGACAATAAACTATGCACAGTAGGTATCTTCCTTGATTTAAGCAAGGCTTTTGACACCCTTGACCATTCCATTCTCCTTCAAAAACTTTACCACTGTGGCATTAGAGGAACTTCCAATTTGTGGATCAAAAACTATTTAAAGGATAGACAACAATTTGTTGTCTTCAATGGGAAACATTCCtccactaataccatccattgtggagttccacagggttcGATCCTCGGTCCCTTACTTTTCCTCCTTTACATAAATGATTTACCCAACTGCTCCTCtaagcttaaatttattttattcgcaGATGATACAAATATAATTTGTACCAATAAAGATCCTAATACCCTTGAAACCCTGCTAAATAAAGATCTTGAAATAATTTCTAACTGGTTTAAATTAAACAAGCTGTCATTAAATGTAAataaaactaattacatgatatttaaaaGTAAATATAGTCGGAATCCCAACATTGACATTAAAGTTAAGATTGATAATAAACAATTAGGTCAAGTTAATACTACTAAATTCTTAGGGATCCTAATTGATGATAATTTAAGTTGGAAGTCCCACACCACTCACGTCTGTAATatcatctctaaatataatggcatCATCAGAAAAGTTAAGCAATTTCTTCCAATTGAGtccttgccaaccttatacaactcgTTGGTTTATCCTTACTTAAACTATTGTGCAATTATCTGGGCTGATAATAATAATTCACACCGTGACTCTGTTCTCCTGTTGCAAAAAGAAGCTCGTCAGAACCTGCACTAACTCACTCTGGTTAGCACATTCTGACCCacttttttcaacacttaaaaccttaaaaattcatgatttgtacattcttcaaattgtaatttttatgtatcaattttatcattgtcTCCTTCCTAACGACCTACTTGACcaaaattattttactatcaACAGTGATGTGCATAACTACAACACTCCTCATGCAGGTGATATCCATATTGAGCAAACCAACACATGCCTTGCATATAACACCATCAGAATCCAAGGTGCATtactttggaataatttaccaccaATCCTGAAAAGCGCACCTTCGGTagctgtttttaaaaaaaacatgaaaaaacatcTCCTTGGAAAATATTTGCCAAGTGAATCGTAATTACATTCATGTTTCATTACTACTTTAAAACGGTCTCTCATTTCTTGCTATCAGGTCAGCTTTATGTCGGCACCCtaattttttggtacattatttagtttaccatcagtttttatattttccaattatgtatcatttcactccaaattgtgtGCCCAGTGCATGGACAGCCTTGTGGCCATAACTGCTTGCTTTCACTATCTCGTCCATAGGCACTCAGTGCAcgattttgagtgaaaattgtaccgagcgtattttattttttggttaaatgttgtatgttgtaactttaggccgagggcactgcatctcacgctctgcgtttagcagtgtcctcatccatctcattgacgtttttcataaaaatagttgctttttccatttaatatattattgtatataaaatacatcattattgtatctcattgtatcataattatattgttgtataatgaatggatgaaataaattgattgattgattgattgattgattcatggTGGTCCCTTGCTTTCTGATTGCTACTGCCTCTTTAATCCAACGTGTGTATCTGTCTGTCTCTTTGCCCAGTACCCTAGCCTCATCCCAATCTATGATGTGGTCTCGCTCTAGCACATGATCTGTGATCGCCGATTTGTTGATAGTAGATTCCGAGGTTTTTCTTTTCGCCCTTGTGCGAACATTGACACTCGCCTTATCAGCCTCTGCCCTATGTTCGTCGAGCCTTTTGCCAAACTTCCTGCCTGTCTCACCTACATACGAGATGTCACAGTTCTTGCATGGGATAGAGTAGATTACATCCGTAGTGTTGAGCGGATCCCTCTTATCTTTTGGATGAACAAGCATATTTCTCAAAGTGCAGTGTGGCTTCATGGCTGACGAGATATTATAGTTCTTAAATGTTCTTGCAATGCGTTCTGAAACCCCTCTACGTATGGGATTACAACCATGCCTTTGGACTTGATGGTGTCgtctttctttttgttcttcttctgTTTGGGAGTATCCATTTGTTGAGTCACCTTGTCTATGCTCCATGGAGGATAGCCGCAAGTATGGAGCGCTTTCTTGATGGTAGTATCTTCTGCTTCTTTGTCACTCTCTTCTGTGATGATCCTGTTCTTCCTGTCCATTAAGGTGCGAATGACTCCCAATTTCTGATGTAAAGGATGGTGAGAGTTGAAATTGAGATACTGGTCGGTATGTGTGGCTTTGCGGTACACCAGTAACTTGATGGTACCATCATCACGACGAAAAATTAAGGTGTCTAGAAATGGTATTTGACCATCCTTCTCTTGCTCATACGTAAACTTGATGGAGTCTGTGTCATCAATCTTATTGAGATGTTCAGTTAACTGTGGCACTGCATCCTTATTTACGATCTCCAGTATGTCATCGACATAGCGCTTCCACAACTTTGGCTTACAGGTAATGGGAGCTGTTGCAATGGCCGCCTCTTCCAAGTACTCCATAAAAATATTGGCTGCGAGAGGTGAGACAGGGCTGCCCATTGCTGCGCCGAAACGTTGTCTATAGATCTTATCTCTGAATGTGAAATACGTGGTAGATAGTATAAAGTCCAACAATTCAACAACATCCTCAGGCGCCAGGTTGAACCCTTGAGTTTTGTTATAATCCTTCAAGCCACCTTTGCTAAGCCTCTCTCTGACAATTTCCAACACTTTATGGATAGGGGTACAAGTGAAGAGAGAAACCACGTCATGCGAGTTCAATATATCGCCTTCCTCAATGACTACGTTCACCATCTCCTCGGCCAATTGCTTGGAGTTAACAGCATGATGGATGGACTTACCCACCATGGGACCCAGTATGTCGGCCAACCATCTCGATGTTTCATAGCCTATGGTAGCCGTGTAGTCCACAATTGGTCTAAGCGGTGCCCCTTGCTTGTGATTTTTTGGGGTACAGTAGAGTCTGGGGACATTCTCTGCAGTTGGATAAAGCTTCTTATATTTAACCTTTGGTATCTTCTCCTCGCTAACCAACCTAGACAGGATACCCACTAACTTCTTCTTGTACTTTGGTGTTGGGTCGGTAGTCAACTGTTCATGAAACCTTGTTataattttcaataacagtcctgaagaacatgttcagtaatgtattttgattatttttttacgatcgtcctgatgagcaaatcacggaatgggcctttaactattTGTAAATTTCTACTTTAATTTATTCTTAAATATTTAGGTGTGAAACCGTTTTTCTTAGACGCAAAACTGGCAATAAAAGCGTTTGTGCTCGACCGGATATCTATATGGtgattgtcctcattttaatagGATTTGCGTCTAAATACCTAAATTTGAGATAGAAAACTAGTTTGTTTTGAAGCAAAATTAATGTGTAACTAATTATCTGCTATCAACAGAAGAAATTTCATTAGCTGTAACTTGATCAGAACATTTTGGCCAGGTTTATTTAGGGTTTTGGATTTCCACAAAAAAATCATCCCCTTCATTAGCatatgttttaattattgtatatatttaaggATAGAACTGCCTCTTCTGTGTTGCCAATATTCTGATGACAGTATCAACAACGATAGCCAAATGATACAGTAAAGAAAATAAAATGTTGCTACAAATGTTTTAAAGCATAACACATTGGCATGATTCATGATAATGAATTGTAAACAAATTACAATAATATCAGTTTTAGCGGTTCAAAAACCTAAATAACGGACACCAATGAAACCTCAAGGATACGATAATGGTAAATCGAGAAAAAGGTTTATACAAAAGTAACGTCGTTGACATAGATAAAAGATTGCCAATCAAAgaaatattttaccaaaataatTTAGAACTAGGACATCTGTGCCCTTGacagggcacgaggtaagttaggcgaaTGTTCAGAATGTCAaaatgatcattgcatttaaatttcatctcaattggagcattttgaaaacttgatctttgaccccttaatgacattgaatgaatttcaaaatattctaAGCATGTTaggaatgtcataaggatcattgcatataaatttcagctcaattggagcaatttgaaaacttgacctttgacccctttatgacccccttattgttcttaaatgaattttaaaatattttaaacatatttagaatgtcataaggatcattgcatttaaatatcagctcaattggagagagagagagagagagagagagagagagagagagagttggaCGCCTAACTTAATTCACCTTTGTCCAACTGGAATGAAGGGTAGGGGTATCGTAGTAATTGCTACCTCCCAGATTGATATTGCATGTTGTGAATGATTGGAAACCATCATAACaagaagtttcatgcccataatattagggatgaccactgtcaatacagtttccactagaacgattcttcatttactgtgtgcgtgcactcacacacgtattgtctatggagaaactgatcgatacaagaaatcccaggcctgttaaatggcgtacatacttgttttgatccaaatgtaggcctatatcagggtgtttcaagaaattcctgattccatcagaaaacattaaacaaactttttcctgtttggtcagtaaatagagaggaccttccttcatgaagagatcaacttttttaatgaaaaatttaatgagatgagaactacaacaggttgaagtgacaccattccgtgcatcaggtgttcaaacgcaattatctccgaatttggagtgaatcagacaagcaaacttacatactcataaaatttaactatttttgaagacaaaatgtgcaggatgttaagaaatttaagaatgtttaagcctaccgcggcccatctcaaatcttttacttccccgcacaccgacatcgcctggctaataattatttggtgcatcagagacactaaaatgaatacacgggatcgatacacgtgaattgctatgcacgattttgatatcagacgaaaatcttcggataccgggttagaaaatgatgaatatctccgtaaatgattttttctcaagaaaccagatgtggtctcatacacttgaaaatacgtgttgaacagatatgaaagtcgttagtttgcgctttgacaAACGAccatgcgtcttgaactcaaaatctgaccaaaattataattttatattgcgttggtcctgtatggactacagcgtgtagtacagctgcactcactactaggcagtataaaagtcgatgaccattgacctcaatggggtatacaagcttattcacgcacaaccaagatcaattacccggctattgtgagtagccttagtcatgtccctcgactaattattcgtctcaaagagcttcaaaggtctgaaccaaatggccaatcgtggctgtggattcaacctaccatggcgatttctgccatgaagatctagggtcgatgacactgtgccccgtgcacttctcactaccatgtccatttcatatgctatatccatcatggcttccatgcacacaccgtgtattgctcaatgtagtaaagataacctttgagttggagcaaatttctcaaaattggtagtgattaatgttaccaaacttatgccatgatgaaatatactaatttttgaagataaaatgtgctgaccttaaaagattgaacaatgtttaagactaccgctattcatttgaaataatgcactttttgttcatctcctctatggagatattttccatggcggccatctatgatcatgcttgaggtttcaccaaacaaatcatgggttttgaggtcatatattttttgttgtatgtcaacaaaatcgattaaattttcaggatgatcttattttcatgttgttataagcaaatataatgttccagataacgctagttaataaatacattaagaaaaagtaccttaaagttgcactttctgttagtattcctttttggactttaactttttaacatgttctagcagccctatataaaaccgtgacactcgaaaggccatatctctggaatgaaacgtccgattaagattatttaaacgccaaaatgtttctttcatcaattcccagccaataagttaggtctgaatcaatttaaaagtacttcaatttttagtgggcATGCctaataatattacaatatcttataaattctaaaaaaattacagacttgcttcaagtccttGTCCGTCCTTAGTGAATGAAAATTATATGTAGGCCTTATCAAAAGTATTGTCGCTCTATTATAAGTTATTCAAGCACTTTTAATAGGCCTGCATATAATTGGCTGTGCATTTACTTATATTGTTAATGAAAGCCTTATAACACACTGTGGCCCCATAAGTTCATTTATTGGCCTACCATTGACATTAAAGGCGGCAGACAATTTTCTATCAAGTCTAATTGAAATCTAAGATGAAGGCCGTGGCAATTAAGAGTATTGTTGACAAGATCAGTTGGAGTTCTTTCAAATCACAGTAGTTTCTGAATGAAAGGGACAGACATAACTCACTGAAGACAACTTCACCAAAGCTCGAAAAACTCAAAACTCAACGTTTTagtgtatttttgttttttgaataaaTTTTACAGTGGTTGTTCAGAAAGCATAATTTTTATTATCTATTTGCCAAATATCATGGGCAGAGTGCGAGATCATGGTTTGCGGGTGTGGTGTGTGTGAGTGCAAGACCATCGCaggcatgcgcgtatttggggggggggggggctttgggggctccagccccccggggtcataGTAGGGGGCGGCCAAAAGGAAGGGCGGCGGAAAAcgaaaaagaggggcggcggaagaagaaggggcggcaaaaagaattagtaaagaaaaaaggcagaaaaaatttgaaaaagtataaaaaatttgaaaaaaatggtaatttagggcgctagcgcctaaacttttaaaagtataaattttttttttttgctcttcactttttcaaaccaccgaaaaaaattgggtcaaccttttcgggctgttgaggaagggcggcaaaattgaattttcttcagcccccggggtaggggcggccacggtacgccactggcagGTAGCACGTACGACAGTCCTGCACTCACAAAAATGAAATCAAAAAATGCACTTAAAATATCTTATTTGATCAATCAAATTTGTCAACTTCCAAAACTCGCTAACAATGTCATTTACGGTGGCACTCTGCCCAAAATACGCAAACAATAATATTGAGGAGATGATCAAGGGGGTATTATGATCAGTGTGATTATGTATGGACATGTTCATGCCATCTTTAACTTTATTTGTAGATTTTGTAGATGTGTATTGCATCACTAATTATTGCTGTTTATGACTCgtttcaggtgtttttgtccaGAAGAGCCGTGATGGTTGTAATTTTTAACCTTGAAGATGGATTCGCTGAGGTAATTTTATacatcaatataataatataataataatatgataataataataataataataataataataataataataataataataataataataataataatgataataataataacaataataataataataataatgataataataataataataataataataataataataataataataataatgtctcTTGTCCCCTGCCCCCTCTGTGGGGTCATTTCcaggtccctctgaatttggtccttccctCTGATTGGTGGACGAcgtattggggttttttttcagaaaaaaaatcagaaaaaaaacctcAAACTTCCTCAAACACGAAAAGATATTTTAAACTTCACCGCAACACGAAAATAGCTTTACGACAACAATGTTATAGACTATACGAAAAAAAGATTTCAAAGAAAATAAACGTCGAAAAAGGCCGTGGGTATCGGAAACGTCGAAAAAGGCACAGGGTATCGGGAACGTCTGTAAGTACCATGGGTATCAGGAACGTCTCTAAGTGCCATGAGTATCGGGAACGTCTCTAAAGGGCGTGGGTATCTGAAACGTCTCCAAAGGCCGTGGGTATCGGGAACTTCTCTAAAGGCCGTGGGTATCGGGAACGTCTCTAAAAGGCCGTGGGTATCGGGAACGTCTCTAAAGGCCGTGGGTATCGGGAACCTCTCTAAAGGCCGTGGGTATCGGGAACGTCTCTAAAGGCCATATTACTAATATAGCATAGTACAATAGAGAGTAAAACCACAAACTTGATAGGCCAGCCCCGATCCTTACTCCATCTTACAGACATCGGGATACATGTAGCATATAATTCTAATAATAGTAAAAAGATGGAGTGAAACATCGAATACTGACACATACCTTATCTGTTGCATAGGATTGGGATGCCATCATCCCATTCAAAGATCGGATGCATTTCCTTCCCACGCCTTATGATGAagtcaatcatatttttgtatttcccacaaGGTAAAGTCTATAGTACCTTCTATATTCTTTGTGATGGAAGTGAGTGTTACAGACTGTCAATTCCAACAGTTTCATGtataatcttcaatacgaatgttTCATAATcttcaatacaatttttttataattatgatgtcggcttttcatcccagttacaaacacttgaagtacatatcattagatttaaacaaATCCAAGTAAAATGAATCATCCATAGTAAAACGcgcaaccaagaagggagctagaatatatttaaaatgaacttgGTGGTTTATAATTAAAGCATTGTTGTTTTAACGCAACAACAATACTTTAATAAACCACCAAgttcattcttcgtattcagaatgcaattaggtgtgtctgatgtgttctcaggtaccacaaaaaatactgtcaaaggTGGATTACAGAGCCTGGCCTAAAATGACACATTATTAAGGTAAGTCAAAAGAGCTACAACTTTACAACTTACGTGAAACTCGTATTATATGGGTTGTTTTTTCTTTGTATAATGTTTTCTTGTAGGGAAAAATCAACCTACATTTCCTAGAAAACTTGGATTTCTGGATGCAATCAATAATTGCCTTCACTTCTGCTAGCCAAGAGCAGAAAAAAGAGAGTAAGCCGGACCAGAAAGGATCACCACCAATGCTTATTGTTGGTACACACAGGGAAAGCCTTGATAAAGAGCAGGTAAATAACAGAAGcagcgaccccccccccccactctctctctctcaatgCTTGTCGGTACTCATAGGAATAGCATTGCTGAAACACAAAAAGGTCAGTTTATTTGGCAAATGTTATATCAGTTTCAAAACATTTCACTGTGTATTCCTTTTACATGTTCAACAGGTGGAAGAGATATTTGAATCAATTGAATCGAGTCTCGTTGGAAAGTGCTACAGTGAGCATGTGGTTAGTGACTACTTTGCAATAGAAAACAGTCTTGATGATGATGAGGCGGTAAGTTCCAGCTGTGgatgtaa is a window of Amphiura filiformis chromosome 2, Afil_fr2py, whole genome shotgun sequence DNA encoding:
- the LOC140139018 gene encoding uncharacterized protein, which codes for MASQSYATDKLTTDPTPKYKKKLVGILSRLVSEEKIPKVKYKKLYPTAENVPRLYCTPKNHKQGAPLRPIVDYTATIGYETSRWLADILGPMVGKSIHHAVNSKQLAEEMVNVVIEEGDILNSHDVVSLFTCTPIHKVLEIVRERLSKGGLKDYNKTQGFNLAPEDVVELLDFILSTTYFTFRDKIYRQRFGAAMGSPVSPLAANIFMEYLEEAAIATAPITCKPKLWKRYVDDILEIVNKDAVPQLTEHLNKIDDTDSIKFTYEQEKDGQIPFLDTLIFRRDDGTIKLLVYRKATHTDQYLNFNSHHPLHQKLGVIRTLMDRKNRIITEESDKEAEDTTIKKALHTCGYPPWSIDKVTQQMDTPKQKKNKKKDDTIKSKGMVVIPYVEGFQNALQEHLRTIISRQP